One window of the Rhizorhabdus dicambivorans genome contains the following:
- a CDS encoding amidohydrolase family protein, protein MTTIADPIADIMDLDSHEMVPMHMWADMFGQRAADLVAPLAGGLISRAGANATVRDDIKADDAPIDYDSVWNRKGADTPSAIDLRRRPAVMDMMGVKRQFVFPTFALIGLNLYHNPAAAQVFGFDPAKVDAREAGQAAIDGYNDWAIDLVKSVDGSRMRPVAVVRGDSVDDLLAQAKRAIAGGLRGLWIPTVPPAGLSPAHAALDPFWDLAQASDVPVLLHLGTEFAFASPAWYSDVPLFSYGAKSSLEFPVEPFRASTLHFAVEAFLGAMILGGVFERFPRLRFGVIECGSHWVAPFADALDMWCTQFDRRLTDVLKLKPSEYLARSVRVTPYHFEPVDEQIERNPHLAPVYAYGSDFPHLEGGQDSKRVMEERIARLGRDAIERFFVTNGALLLPD, encoded by the coding sequence ATGACCACCATCGCCGACCCGATCGCGGACATCATGGACCTCGACAGCCATGAGATGGTGCCGATGCACATGTGGGCCGACATGTTCGGCCAGCGCGCGGCCGATCTGGTGGCGCCGCTCGCCGGTGGGCTGATCAGCCGGGCGGGCGCCAACGCCACGGTGCGCGACGACATCAAGGCCGACGACGCACCGATCGACTATGACAGCGTCTGGAACCGCAAGGGCGCCGACACCCCTTCCGCGATCGACCTCCGCCGCCGCCCGGCGGTGATGGACATGATGGGGGTGAAGCGCCAGTTCGTCTTCCCGACCTTCGCGCTGATCGGGCTGAACCTGTATCACAACCCCGCCGCCGCGCAGGTGTTCGGCTTCGATCCCGCCAAGGTCGACGCCAGGGAAGCCGGCCAGGCCGCGATCGACGGCTATAATGACTGGGCGATCGATCTGGTGAAAAGCGTGGACGGCAGCCGGATGCGGCCCGTCGCGGTGGTCCGGGGCGATTCGGTGGACGATCTCCTGGCCCAGGCGAAGCGTGCCATCGCCGGCGGCCTGCGGGGTCTCTGGATCCCCACCGTACCCCCCGCCGGGCTGTCGCCGGCCCATGCCGCGCTCGACCCCTTCTGGGATCTCGCCCAGGCCAGCGACGTGCCGGTGCTGCTCCATCTCGGCACCGAGTTCGCCTTCGCCAGCCCGGCCTGGTATTCGGATGTCCCGCTCTTCTCCTACGGCGCCAAGAGCTCGCTCGAATTCCCGGTCGAGCCGTTCCGCGCCTCTACCCTCCATTTCGCGGTGGAGGCCTTTCTCGGCGCGATGATCCTGGGCGGGGTGTTCGAGCGCTTCCCGCGGCTGCGCTTCGGGGTGATCGAATGCGGGTCGCACTGGGTGGCGCCGTTCGCCGACGCGCTCGACATGTGGTGCACCCAGTTCGACAGGCGGCTGACCGACGTGCTGAAGCTGAAGCCGTCCGAATATCTGGCGCGCAGCGTACGGGTGACGCCCTATCATTTCGAACCGGTGGACGAACAGATCGAACGCAACCCGCATCTCGCGCCGGTCTATGCCTATGGCAGCGACTTTCCCCATCTCGAGGGCGGGCAGGACAGCAAGCGGGTCATGGAAGAACGGATTGCCCGGCTCGGGCGCGACGCGATCGAGCGCTTCTTCGTCACCAACGGCGCGCTGCTGCTGCCGGACTGA
- a CDS encoding nuclear transport factor 2 family protein, protein MNAAPSSAAPFRGGGTIADQIAIRELIERYADACCTRDADMLASLWAEDGRWGVEGMPDLDGVDRDAVMAGWKRGMGQLSFAFVSFMPGRIDIDATGTSAEGRTYSYEIITSPNGTGRTAVGLYRDRFARIGGRWLFTERLWSMLHAQGDYIHAGETA, encoded by the coding sequence ATGAACGCTGCGCCATCATCGGCGGCGCCGTTTCGCGGCGGCGGCACGATCGCGGACCAGATCGCCATCCGCGAACTGATCGAGCGCTACGCCGACGCCTGCTGCACCCGCGACGCCGACATGCTCGCCTCGCTCTGGGCCGAGGACGGCCGCTGGGGCGTGGAGGGGATGCCCGACCTCGACGGCGTCGACCGCGATGCGGTTATGGCGGGCTGGAAGCGCGGCATGGGCCAGCTCAGCTTCGCCTTCGTCTCCTTCATGCCGGGCCGGATCGACATAGACGCCACCGGCACCAGCGCCGAAGGGCGGACCTACAGCTACGAGATCATCACCTCGCCCAACGGCACCGGCCGCACCGCGGTCGGCCTCTATCGCGACCGCTTCGCCAGGATCGGCGGTCGCTGGCTGTTCACCGAGCGCCTCTGGTCGATGCTCCACGCGCAGGGCGACTATATCCACGCCGGAGAAACCGCATGA
- a CDS encoding SRPBCC family protein, giving the protein MRRTMIALAALLPVMPAQAEVKVADTNGLAVRQVVTIAAPPERVYAALLTPGRWWVSEHSWSGDAANMTLEPRAGGCFCEKMPKAGGEAKHGEVVFILPNKAVRLRAELGPFLTMGVSGALSWELKPVEAGTELTQSYAVGGHVPGGFQALAPIVDGVMAGQTARLKAFVEKK; this is encoded by the coding sequence ATGAGGCGAACGATGATCGCACTGGCGGCACTGCTGCCCGTGATGCCGGCACAGGCGGAAGTGAAGGTGGCCGATACAAACGGATTGGCGGTGCGCCAGGTGGTGACGATCGCCGCCCCGCCCGAAAGGGTCTATGCCGCGCTGCTGACGCCGGGCCGCTGGTGGGTTTCCGAACATAGCTGGTCGGGCGACGCCGCCAACATGACGCTGGAGCCCAGGGCGGGCGGCTGCTTCTGCGAGAAGATGCCGAAGGCCGGGGGCGAAGCAAAACATGGCGAGGTCGTCTTCATCCTCCCCAACAAAGCCGTTCGGCTGCGCGCCGAACTCGGCCCGTTCCTGACGATGGGGGTTTCGGGTGCGCTGAGCTGGGAACTGAAACCGGTCGAAGCGGGCACCGAACTGACCCAGAGCTATGCGGTCGGCGGCCATGTTCCCGGCGGCTTCCAGGCGCTGGCGCCGATAGTCGATGGCGTGATGGCCGGTCAGACGGCACGGCTGAAGGCCTTCGTGGAGAAGAAATAG
- the gyrB gene encoding DNA topoisomerase (ATP-hydrolyzing) subunit B, with protein MTNETDNTPNQNSYGAESIKVLKGLDAVRKRPGMYIGDTDDGSGLHHMVFEVSDNAIDEALAGHCDRIVITLNPDGSVSVEDNGRGIPTGIHPEEGVSAAEVIMTQLHAGGKFDNTNDANAYKVSGGLHGVGVSVVNALSDVLDLTIWRDGQEHYMQFRRGDAVAPLKVVGPAPAGKKGTKVTFLPSAETFKITEFDFEKLEHRYRELAFLNSGVRLFLADERHAERKEIELFYEGGIAAFVKYLDRTKVPLMPDPVAIMGQRDDVGIDVALEWNDSYYEQVLCFTNNIPQRDGGTHLAAFRAALTRTLNNYADKSGMMKREKVTLTGDDMREGLTAIVSVKLPDPKFSSQTKDKLVSSEVRQPLESLMADKLAEWLEENPGHARSIIQKVIDAAAAREAARKAREASRKTVMGIASLPGKLADCQERDPSKCELYLVEGDSAGGSAKQGRDRVYQAILPLKGKILNVERARFDRMLSSKEVGTLIQAIGTGIGRDDFNLEKLRYHKIVIMTDADVDGAHIRTLLLTFFYRHMKPIIEGGHLYIAQPPLYKVAKGRSEVYLKDDAALDEYLVTGGLAAKMLETPGGARSGDDLRVLVEHARRMKALMNFVPKRYDPVIVEALALTGALDPAAGDEGHRASAQAVAQWMGRIDPEAAWSGDLSEDGGYHLRRLWRGVTDHHIIDPGFIRSAEARKLHALAAEQAESYRQTARLVALKSAAAAPAEDEDEPAADTRGTAINQPSELLAAILAAGRKGMSVQRYKGLGEMNAEQLWETTLDPANRSMLKVEVAQADVADEIFTRLMGDVVEPRREFIQENALSVANLDV; from the coding sequence ATGACGAACGAAACCGACAATACCCCCAACCAGAACAGCTATGGCGCCGAGTCGATCAAGGTCCTCAAGGGCCTCGATGCGGTGCGCAAGCGCCCCGGCATGTACATCGGCGACACCGACGACGGATCGGGCCTCCACCATATGGTGTTCGAGGTGTCGGACAACGCCATCGACGAGGCGCTGGCAGGGCATTGCGACCGGATCGTCATCACCCTGAACCCCGACGGATCGGTCTCGGTCGAGGATAATGGCCGCGGCATTCCCACCGGCATCCACCCCGAGGAGGGCGTGTCGGCGGCCGAGGTGATCATGACCCAGCTCCACGCGGGCGGGAAGTTCGACAACACCAACGATGCGAATGCCTATAAGGTGTCGGGCGGCCTGCACGGGGTCGGCGTGTCGGTGGTCAACGCGCTGTCGGACGTGCTGGACCTCACCATCTGGCGCGACGGGCAGGAGCATTACATGCAGTTCCGCCGGGGCGACGCGGTCGCCCCGCTCAAGGTCGTCGGTCCCGCGCCGGCGGGCAAGAAGGGCACCAAGGTCACCTTTCTGCCCTCGGCCGAGACCTTCAAGATCACCGAGTTCGACTTCGAGAAGCTCGAGCATCGCTATCGCGAGCTGGCCTTCCTCAACTCGGGCGTCCGCCTGTTCCTGGCCGACGAGCGCCACGCCGAGCGCAAGGAGATCGAGCTGTTCTATGAAGGGGGGATCGCCGCCTTCGTGAAATATCTCGATCGCACCAAGGTGCCGCTGATGCCCGATCCGGTCGCGATCATGGGCCAGCGCGACGATGTCGGCATCGATGTCGCGCTGGAGTGGAACGACAGCTATTATGAGCAGGTCCTCTGCTTCACCAACAATATCCCGCAGCGCGACGGCGGCACCCACCTCGCCGCCTTCCGCGCGGCGCTGACCCGCACGCTCAACAATTATGCCGACAAGTCGGGCATGATGAAGCGCGAGAAGGTGACGCTGACCGGCGACGACATGCGCGAGGGGCTGACCGCGATCGTCTCGGTCAAGCTGCCCGATCCCAAATTCTCGTCGCAGACCAAGGACAAGCTCGTTTCGTCGGAAGTCCGCCAGCCGCTCGAAAGCCTGATGGCCGACAAGCTGGCCGAATGGCTGGAGGAGAATCCGGGCCACGCCCGCTCGATCATCCAGAAGGTCATCGACGCCGCCGCCGCGCGCGAGGCCGCGCGCAAGGCGCGCGAGGCAAGCCGCAAGACGGTAATGGGCATCGCCTCGCTGCCCGGCAAGCTGGCCGACTGCCAGGAGCGCGACCCCAGCAAATGCGAGCTCTACCTGGTCGAGGGTGACTCGGCCGGTGGCTCGGCCAAGCAGGGCCGCGACCGCGTCTATCAGGCGATCCTGCCGCTCAAGGGCAAGATCCTCAACGTCGAGCGCGCCCGCTTCGACCGGATGCTGTCGTCGAAGGAAGTCGGCACGCTGATCCAGGCGATCGGCACCGGCATCGGCCGCGACGACTTCAACCTCGAAAAGCTGCGCTACCACAAGATCGTCATCATGACCGACGCCGACGTCGACGGCGCGCATATCCGGACCCTGCTGCTCACCTTCTTCTACCGGCACATGAAGCCGATCATCGAGGGCGGGCATCTCTACATCGCCCAGCCGCCGCTCTATAAGGTCGCGAAGGGCCGGTCCGAGGTCTATCTGAAGGATGATGCCGCGCTCGACGAATATCTCGTCACCGGCGGCCTTGCAGCGAAGATGCTGGAGACCCCCGGCGGCGCCCGCTCCGGCGACGATCTGCGCGTCCTGGTCGAGCATGCCCGGCGGATGAAGGCGCTGATGAACTTCGTTCCCAAGCGCTACGATCCGGTGATCGTCGAGGCGCTGGCGCTGACCGGCGCGCTCGATCCGGCGGCCGGCGACGAGGGCCATCGCGCCTCCGCGCAGGCGGTCGCCCAGTGGATGGGCCGGATCGATCCGGAGGCGGCCTGGTCGGGCGACCTGTCGGAGGATGGCGGCTATCATCTCCGGCGGTTGTGGCGCGGCGTGACCGATCATCACATCATCGATCCGGGCTTCATCCGCTCGGCCGAGGCGCGCAAGCTCCACGCGCTCGCTGCCGAGCAGGCCGAGAGCTATCGCCAGACCGCGCGGCTGGTGGCGCTGAAGAGCGCCGCCGCGGCGCCGGCCGAAGACGAGGACGAGCCTGCGGCCGACACCCGCGGTACCGCGATCAACCAGCCGTCCGAGCTGCTCGCGGCGATCCTCGCGGCGGGCCGCAAGGGCATGTCGGTGCAGCGCTACAAGGGCCTTGGCGAGATGAACGCGGAGCAGCTGTGGGAGACCACGCTGGACCCCGCCAACCGCTCGATGCTCAAGGTCGAGGTCGCGCAGGCCGATGTCGCCGACGAGATCTTCACCCGGCTGATGGGCGACGTGGTCGAACCGCGCCGCGAGTTCATCCAGGAGAATGCGCTGAGCGTGGCGAACCTCGACGTGTGA
- a CDS encoding TonB-dependent receptor — protein sequence MKPSFLLKSGAALLPIALLATPLQAQTEGQAPAAAEEASAPADTSDIVVTARRREERLQDVPIAATAVSQGELRRYSVNSFSDLKVLAPNISFDKGFSGAGASLTMRGVSASNLDASLEQAILFDIDGMPISRGRIVSDAIFDLAGVDVLKGPQSLFFGKNSPGGVISVKSAGPTDTLTGYIRPAYEFSARQASVEAAISGPLSETLGARLAIYASNSDGYFKNTSPGIANPYGPAGDPFIPAAPKRLGAEQKVAGRLTLKYDGGNGFDATLKVLGSRYRGDGASSQLENMGCPAGQTTSFSLGFADPFGDCRADNRGPQGYIPQNVVQPWKQLDVLDFSKTVPDSYNDTLLPILTMNYKLSDITLTSVTSYYYYRFGTIGSQGASSTSPFWSYSAERNRSFYQEFRAVSGFDGPVNFAAGGYYENNDRDFYVGGHLTYLPADPATNQRNATDFKYLNKSHAVSAFAQINWKLLDNLEVAGGARYTRETKKVDLSSIYIHPLRVAAFIPVGKHLTGKRTEDNVSPEATVSWHVDRNLMLFGAYKTGYLSGGFSNPGTISSTLTIQSDTFDSEKARGFEGGVKFSSPSTGFSGSLVAFDYKYKGLQLTSFDAVAVSFTTKNAANTRSRGVELEGRYRASNAFQLRGSVNYNRARFVNFSDAQCYAGQTTAQGCVFAPGSTTVKIQNLSGKPVYRSPEWILTGGATFTQPVGDTKKLVFDIDARSSSSYFAGLNLNPTSFQKGYVTFNASARLADIDDRWSVAVIGRNLTNRHYAPLAIDTPGGNGEAETIANEPRAVMIQLERRF from the coding sequence GTGAAGCCATCGTTCCTGCTCAAGAGCGGCGCCGCGCTGCTGCCGATCGCCCTGCTCGCCACGCCGCTGCAGGCGCAGACCGAGGGCCAGGCGCCCGCCGCCGCCGAGGAAGCCTCGGCCCCGGCCGACACCTCCGACATCGTCGTCACCGCCCGCCGCCGCGAGGAACGCCTGCAGGACGTGCCGATCGCGGCCACCGCGGTCAGCCAGGGCGAGCTGCGCCGCTACAGCGTCAACAGCTTCTCCGACCTCAAGGTGCTCGCACCCAACATCAGCTTCGACAAGGGTTTCTCCGGAGCCGGCGCCTCGCTGACGATGCGCGGCGTCAGCGCCTCGAACCTCGACGCCTCGCTGGAGCAGGCAATCCTGTTCGACATCGACGGCATGCCGATCAGCCGCGGCCGCATCGTCAGCGACGCGATCTTCGATCTCGCCGGCGTCGACGTGCTGAAGGGGCCGCAGTCGCTGTTCTTCGGCAAGAACTCGCCGGGCGGCGTGATCTCGGTCAAGAGCGCCGGGCCGACCGACACGCTGACCGGCTATATCCGCCCCGCCTATGAGTTCAGCGCGCGCCAGGCCTCGGTCGAGGCGGCGATCAGCGGCCCGCTCAGCGAGACGCTCGGCGCCCGTCTCGCCATCTATGCGAGCAATTCGGACGGCTATTTCAAGAACACCTCGCCCGGCATCGCCAATCCCTATGGCCCGGCCGGCGATCCGTTCATCCCTGCCGCGCCGAAGCGGCTGGGCGCCGAGCAGAAGGTCGCCGGCCGACTGACCCTGAAATATGACGGCGGCAACGGCTTCGATGCGACGCTGAAGGTGCTCGGCTCGCGCTATCGCGGCGACGGCGCCAGCAGCCAGCTCGAGAATATGGGCTGCCCGGCGGGCCAGACCACCTCCTTCTCGCTGGGCTTCGCCGACCCGTTCGGCGACTGCCGGGCCGACAATCGCGGGCCGCAGGGCTATATCCCGCAGAATGTCGTGCAGCCGTGGAAGCAGCTCGACGTGCTCGATTTCTCGAAGACCGTGCCCGACAGCTACAACGACACGCTGCTGCCGATCCTGACCATGAACTACAAGCTCAGCGACATCACGCTGACCTCGGTCACCAGCTATTATTATTACCGCTTCGGAACGATCGGCAGCCAGGGCGCCAGCTCCACCTCGCCCTTCTGGTCCTATTCGGCGGAGCGCAACCGCAGCTTCTACCAGGAGTTCCGCGCGGTCTCCGGCTTCGACGGGCCGGTCAACTTCGCCGCCGGCGGCTATTATGAGAATAATGACCGCGACTTCTATGTCGGCGGCCACCTGACCTATCTGCCCGCCGATCCGGCGACCAACCAGCGCAACGCGACCGACTTCAAATATCTCAACAAGAGCCACGCCGTCTCGGCCTTCGCCCAGATCAACTGGAAGCTGCTCGACAATCTCGAGGTCGCCGGCGGCGCGCGCTACACGCGGGAGACCAAGAAGGTCGATCTCAGCAGCATCTATATCCACCCGCTGCGCGTGGCCGCCTTCATCCCGGTCGGCAAGCATCTGACCGGCAAGCGCACCGAGGACAATGTCTCCCCCGAAGCGACGGTCAGCTGGCATGTCGATCGCAACCTGATGCTGTTCGGTGCCTACAAGACCGGCTATCTGTCGGGCGGCTTCTCCAACCCGGGCACCATCTCCTCGACGCTGACGATCCAGAGCGACACCTTCGATTCCGAAAAGGCGCGCGGTTTCGAAGGCGGCGTCAAATTCTCCAGCCCGTCGACCGGGTTCAGCGGATCGCTTGTCGCGTTCGACTATAAATATAAGGGCCTGCAGCTCACCTCGTTCGACGCCGTGGCGGTGAGCTTCACCACCAAGAACGCGGCCAACACCCGCTCGCGCGGTGTCGAGCTGGAAGGGCGTTACCGCGCTTCCAACGCGTTCCAGCTGCGCGGCTCGGTCAATTACAACCGCGCCCGTTTCGTCAACTTCTCCGACGCGCAATGCTATGCCGGCCAGACCACGGCGCAGGGCTGCGTGTTCGCGCCGGGCAGCACCACGGTGAAGATCCAGAACCTGTCGGGCAAGCCGGTTTATCGTTCGCCCGAATGGATCCTGACGGGCGGCGCGACCTTCACCCAGCCGGTGGGCGACACCAAGAAGCTGGTGTTCGACATCGACGCGCGCAGTTCGTCGAGCTATTTCGCCGGGCTCAACCTGAACCCGACGTCGTTCCAGAAGGGCTATGTCACCTTCAACGCCAGCGCCCGCCTGGCCGATATCGACGACAGATGGTCGGTCGCCGTGATCGGCCGGAACCTCACCAACCGCCACTATGCGCCGCTGGCGATCGACACGCCGGGCGGCAATGGCGAGGCCGAGACCATCGCCAACGAGCCGCGCGCCGTGATGATCCAGCTCGAACGCCGCTTCTGA
- the recF gene encoding DNA replication/repair protein RecF (All proteins in this family for which functions are known are DNA-binding proteins that assist the filamentation of RecA onto DNA for the initiation of recombination or recombinational repair.), which yields MTVTRLMLTDFRSYASAVIETGPGFVVLTGENGAGKTNILEAVSMLGPGRGLRGASLAEMARSGGPGGFAVAAELAGDIRLGTGTTPQAPERRQVRINGAAASAASLGEWLSLLWLTPAMDRLFTEGAEARRRFLDRLVLAIEPGHAHHVSRYDAAMRARNKLLAAEGPPDLAWLDALEAQLGQHGAAIAEARARTVIALAQRIAAEPDAPFARAHLAIEGWLPGARPLADELRQGRPRDIAAGRTLAGPHRQDLAVTHAAKAQPAARASTGEQKALLLGIVLAHADLVAERRGTRPLLLMDEVAAHLDPVRRAALFERLGRSGGQIWLTGTERALFDGIGEASWLAVRGGVVEPTR from the coding sequence ATGACCGTCACCCGCCTGATGCTGACCGATTTCCGCAGCTATGCCTCGGCGGTGATCGAGACGGGGCCCGGCTTCGTCGTGCTGACCGGCGAGAATGGGGCGGGCAAGACCAACATCCTGGAAGCCGTGTCGATGCTGGGGCCGGGGCGCGGCCTGCGCGGTGCCTCGCTGGCGGAGATGGCGCGCAGCGGCGGGCCGGGCGGTTTCGCGGTGGCGGCCGAACTGGCGGGCGACATCCGCCTCGGAACCGGCACGACGCCGCAGGCGCCCGAGCGCCGTCAGGTGCGCATCAACGGCGCGGCGGCATCGGCCGCGTCGCTTGGCGAATGGCTGTCGCTGCTGTGGCTGACCCCGGCGATGGACCGGCTGTTCACCGAGGGCGCCGAGGCGCGGCGCCGCTTCCTCGACCGGCTGGTGCTGGCGATCGAGCCGGGCCATGCCCATCATGTCAGCCGCTATGACGCCGCGATGCGCGCACGCAACAAGCTGCTCGCGGCCGAGGGGCCGCCCGATCTCGCCTGGCTCGACGCGCTGGAGGCCCAGCTGGGCCAGCATGGGGCCGCGATCGCCGAGGCCCGCGCCCGTACCGTGATCGCGCTGGCGCAGCGCATCGCCGCCGAGCCCGACGCCCCCTTCGCCCGCGCGCATCTCGCGATCGAGGGCTGGCTGCCGGGCGCCCGCCCGCTGGCCGACGAACTGCGCCAGGGCCGCCCGCGCGACATCGCCGCCGGGCGCACCCTCGCGGGGCCGCACCGCCAGGACCTCGCCGTCACCCATGCGGCCAAGGCGCAGCCGGCCGCGCGCGCCTCGACCGGCGAGCAGAAGGCGCTGCTGCTCGGCATCGTCCTCGCCCATGCCGATCTCGTCGCCGAGCGGCGCGGCACCCGGCCGCTGCTGCTGATGGACGAGGTGGCGGCGCATCTCGACCCGGTCCGCCGGGCGGCGCTGTTCGAGCGGCTGGGGCGGAGCGGCGGCCAGATCTGGCTGACGGGCACCGAACGCGCGCTGTTCGACGGGATCGGCGAGGCGAGCTGGCTGGCGGTCAGGGGCGGGGTCGTCGAACCCACCCGATAG
- a CDS encoding YaiI/YqxD family protein, producing MIRILVDADACPVKEEIYKVAWRHEVPVTLVSNQHLRIPAHPLLDRVVVGAGFDAADDWIAEASGPATIVVTADILLADRCLKAGAAVISPAGKPFTANSIGSAVATRAIMADLRAGAVGEGIGGPAPFSKADRSRFLSALDEALVRRKRGR from the coding sequence ATGATCCGCATCCTTGTCGACGCCGATGCCTGCCCGGTGAAGGAGGAGATCTACAAGGTCGCCTGGCGCCATGAGGTGCCGGTCACCCTGGTTTCCAACCAGCATCTGCGCATTCCCGCCCATCCGCTGCTCGACAGGGTCGTGGTCGGTGCGGGCTTCGACGCCGCCGACGACTGGATCGCCGAGGCGAGCGGCCCGGCGACCATCGTCGTCACCGCCGACATATTGCTGGCGGATCGCTGCCTGAAGGCGGGCGCGGCGGTGATCAGCCCGGCGGGCAAGCCGTTCACCGCCAACTCCATCGGCTCGGCCGTGGCGACACGGGCGATCATGGCCGATCTGCGCGCCGGCGCGGTGGGCGAGGGCATCGGCGGCCCGGCGCCCTTCTCCAAGGCCGATCGGTCGCGCTTCCTGTCGGCGCTCGACGAGGCGCTGGTACGGAGGAAGCGGGGGCGTTGA
- a CDS encoding TetR/AcrR family transcriptional regulator — MTVMSKRELSRQDRRRRILEAARHLVEQQGAAGLSMRALAASVGISAVTAYAIFGSKAGILRAIVEEDRARFAVMMDRAGVGHGIDSIFRLLTLACDLYRDKESFYRAVFQQYFSAGGVEIREILDPGRHRLWHGIVSGMADEGLFAIPVDPHLLTSQLENIFLAAHMRWCLRGTGVDLLEQEIGLGFAMLVKAIAIPEHQAYLGSLIERFGDRLLASAAALPVEGPGPPAGQG, encoded by the coding sequence ATGACGGTGATGTCGAAGCGCGAACTCTCCCGCCAGGATCGGCGGCGACGGATATTGGAGGCGGCCCGCCATCTGGTCGAGCAGCAGGGGGCCGCCGGCCTCTCGATGCGGGCGCTGGCAGCAAGCGTGGGGATCAGCGCGGTGACCGCCTATGCGATCTTCGGTTCGAAGGCGGGGATATTGCGCGCGATCGTCGAGGAGGACCGGGCCCGCTTCGCGGTGATGATGGACCGGGCCGGCGTTGGCCATGGCATCGACAGCATCTTCCGCCTGCTGACCCTCGCCTGCGACCTCTATCGCGACAAGGAGAGCTTCTACCGCGCGGTCTTCCAGCAATATTTCTCGGCCGGGGGGGTGGAGATCCGAGAGATCCTCGATCCCGGCCGCCACCGGCTGTGGCACGGCATCGTCAGCGGCATGGCCGATGAAGGCCTGTTCGCGATCCCGGTCGATCCGCATCTGCTGACCAGCCAGCTGGAGAATATCTTCCTCGCCGCGCATATGCGCTGGTGCCTGCGCGGCACGGGGGTCGATCTTCTCGAACAGGAGATCGGCCTGGGCTTCGCGATGCTGGTCAAGGCGATCGCGATTCCCGAACACCAGGCCTATCTGGGGAGCCTGATCGAGCGCTTCGGCGATCGGCTGCTGGCATCGGCTGCCGCCCTACCCGTCGAGGGGCCGGGCCCGCCGGCCGGGCAGGGCTGA
- a CDS encoding DUF6152 family protein, whose translation MKRLALSVLLLSLPAAVPAHHGWAWTTGKNIEIAGRVVEAKLGNPHGVVILDVQGARWTVEVGQPWRNERAGLKDRDFAAGVRLRIAGEPSADPKARLIKAERIFIGDRRFDLYPERD comes from the coding sequence ATGAAGCGACTCGCGCTGAGCGTCCTGCTCCTCTCCCTGCCCGCCGCCGTGCCGGCCCATCATGGCTGGGCCTGGACGACGGGCAAGAATATCGAGATCGCCGGCCGGGTGGTCGAAGCGAAGCTCGGCAATCCGCACGGCGTGGTGATCCTCGACGTGCAGGGCGCGCGCTGGACGGTCGAGGTCGGCCAGCCCTGGCGCAACGAGCGTGCCGGCCTCAAGGACCGCGATTTCGCGGCCGGCGTCCGGCTGCGTATCGCGGGCGAGCCATCAGCCGATCCCAAGGCAAGGCTGATCAAGGCCGAACGCATCTTCATCGGCGATCGCCGCTTCGATCTCTATCCCGAGCGCGACTGA
- a CDS encoding phytanoyl-CoA dioxygenase family protein, whose protein sequence is MPLPDARTLAEAREDYERDGVACLRGVVDPAWIERLRDGVDQAYADLSEYAVDLTAAAPGDDADAAPKRAFWGDFSLWQRFDPFERFILDSPIGPLTAAAVGSERIRLFYDYLLVKEALPGTKTPWHQDFPYYPVTGEAICSMWVALDRTTLDNGGLEYVAGSHKWGMRLDRKSFTGVKSKFTPEEQAEIDAFEAGVEELPDIEAHRDRHRILSWDLEPGDVLIHHAMAVHGAPANNASSRRRGYAIRWMYDDILYTPRVNPSRHLRAIIEGGEPGVARGEVIRGSNFPEFAAAG, encoded by the coding sequence ATGCCCCTTCCCGACGCCAGGACCCTGGCCGAGGCCCGCGAAGATTATGAGCGCGACGGTGTCGCCTGCCTGCGCGGGGTGGTCGATCCCGCCTGGATCGAAAGGCTGCGCGACGGCGTCGACCAGGCCTATGCCGACCTCAGCGAATATGCCGTGGACCTGACCGCCGCAGCACCCGGCGACGATGCCGATGCGGCGCCGAAGCGCGCCTTCTGGGGCGATTTCTCGCTGTGGCAGCGTTTCGATCCGTTCGAGAGGTTCATCCTCGATTCGCCGATCGGCCCACTCACCGCCGCCGCCGTCGGGTCGGAGCGCATCCGCCTGTTCTACGATTATCTGCTGGTGAAGGAGGCGCTGCCGGGAACGAAGACCCCCTGGCACCAGGACTTCCCCTATTATCCCGTCACCGGCGAGGCGATCTGCTCGATGTGGGTGGCGCTCGACCGGACCACGCTCGACAATGGCGGGCTCGAATATGTCGCCGGATCGCACAAATGGGGGATGCGGCTCGACCGCAAGTCGTTCACCGGGGTGAAGTCGAAATTCACGCCCGAGGAGCAGGCGGAGATCGACGCCTTCGAAGCGGGTGTCGAGGAGCTGCCCGACATCGAGGCGCATCGCGACCGCCATCGCATCCTTTCCTGGGACCTCGAACCCGGCGACGTGCTGATCCATCATGCGATGGCGGTGCATGGCGCCCCGGCCAACAACGCCAGCAGCCGGCGGCGCGGCTATGCGATCCGCTGGATGTATGACGACATCCTCTACACGCCCCGCGTCAATCCGTCGCGGCACCTGCGCGCGATCATCGAGGGCGGCGAGCCCGGCGTGGCCAGGGGCGAGGTGATCCGGGGCAGCAATTTCCCCGAATTCGCCGCCGCCGGCTAG